One Hippoglossus stenolepis isolate QCI-W04-F060 chromosome 22, HSTE1.2, whole genome shotgun sequence DNA segment encodes these proteins:
- the ovch1 gene encoding ovochymase-1 isoform X1, with translation MMLSLLCLLRLSSLLSGEVRAPNNNMTAAGGNWTQLNETFPETKENGTFSGLFGFNDIAGHRCFLPEQELESRIIGGQEAWAHSWPWQVSLCFASMPACGGAIIAPHWILSAAHCFQRYNTARLWSVKAGKHDLDNPEEPGQQSVAVALIIIHNRYNSRTKENDVALLKLQEPLVFTTSVRPIDIWTSPLPLFRGCTITGWGTTRENGPRVNRLQEVNVTVLPSDVCNQYYSGRIRSSMFCAGRGRGGVDACQGDSGGPLSCFTGSKYELAGLISWGVGCGRARRPGVYTKLQEHTQWLYDNTNKMMHDDELADGDDRCGRRQSSSCGRSPGLASLSTSQDDDVSVENVTESCPFFWPWQVSLQSNGRHYCSGVLIHRRWVVTAKHCNVRAKDDVVVLGIHDLRFLSSQSVSVDEVFNLPEDGSFPPKSDLSLLRLSVSARFNSNVSPVCVPDEDEELNDSWSCFTTGWGVTKATGHIDAVRLHHAGLTLVNGTSCRGRWGEGLVTDSHICADPAGSASCMGDSGAPLYCQKRSSYFLFGVVTWGSRRCDVDKPSVFTAVSDFHSWITKVTDDS, from the exons ATGATgttgtctctgctctgtcttctGCGTCTGTCCTCACTTCTCTCAG gtgagGTCAGAGCaccaaacaacaacatgacGGCTGCAG GTGGAAACTGGACTCAGCTCAATGAGACGTTCCCTGAAACTAAGGAAAACGGAACTTTCTCTGGACTCTTTGGATTCAACG ACATAGCGGGCCACCGCTGCTTCCTgccagagcaggagctggagtCCCGGATCATCGGCGGTCAGGAGGCCTGGGCTCACTCGTGGCCGTGGCaggtgtctctgtgttttgcGTCCATGCCGGCCTGTGGGGGCGCCATCATTGCTCCGCACTGGATCctgtctgctgctcactgctTTCAGAG GTACAACACGGCAAGACTCTGGAGCGTGAAGGCGGGTAAACATGACCTGGACAACCCTGAGGAGCCAGGACAacag TCAGTCGCCGTGGCGCTCATTATCATACACAATCGTTACAACAGTCGGACCAAAGAGAACGATGTGGCTTTGCTGAAGCTGCAGGAACCTCTGGTCTTCACCACGTCCGTCAGACCCATTGACATCTGGACGAGTCCTCTGCCGCTTTTCAGAGGCTGCACCATCACCGGCTGGGGCACCACCCGAGAGA ACGGACCTCGAGTCAACAGACTGCAGGAGGTGAACGTCACTGTGCTGCCCTCTGATGTCTGTAACCAGTACTACAGTGGTAGGATCAGGTCCTCCATGTTCTGTGCTGGAAGgggcagaggaggagtggaCGCCTGTCAG GGCGACTCTGGCGGTCCTCTGTCCTGCTTCACTGGCAGTAAATACGAGTTGGCGGGTCTGATAAGTTGGGGCGTTGGTTGTGGACGAGCGAGACGACCAGGAGTCTACACCAAACTGCAAGAACACACCCAGTGGCTGTACGACAACACGA ATAAGATGATGCACGATGACGAGCTCGCTGACGGAG ACGACAGGTGCGGGAGGCGGCAGAGCTCCAGTTGTGGTCGTTCTCCGGGCCTAGCCAGTCTTTCGACATCGCAGGACGATGACGTGTCTGTGGAGAACGTGACGGAGTCCTGTCCCTTCTTCTGGCCCTGGCAGGTCAGCCTTCAGTCCAACGGACGCCACTACTGCAGCGGCGTGCTGATCCATCGCCGCTGGGTTGTCACTGCCAAACACTGCAATGTCAG AGCCAAAGACGACGTGGTGGTTCTAGGAATTCATGACCTCCGGTTCTTATCGTCCCAAAGCGTCTCTGTGGATGAGGTCTTCAACCTGCCGGAGGACGGAAGCTTTCCACCAAAATCTGACCTGTCTCTGCTCCGCCTCAGCGTGTCTGCCAGATTTA ATTCAAATGTGTCTCCAGTCTGTGTCCCTGATGAGGACGAGGAGCTCAATGACAGCTGGAGTTGCTTCACCACTGGCTGGGGCGTAACCAAGGCAACAG gtcacATTGATGCTGTTCGTCTCCACCATGCTGGACTGACTCTGGTGAACGGAACGTCCTGCAGGGGGCGTTGGGGGGAAGGACTCGTCACTGACTCTCACATCTGTGCTGATCCTGCTGGCTCCGCCTCCTGCATG GGCGACTCCGGAGCTCCCCTCTACTGTCAGAAGCGCAGTtcctacttcctgtttggcGTGGTCACATGGGGCAGTCGGCGCTGTGACGTAGACAAACCATCCGTCTTCACCGCGGTGTCAGATTTTCATTCTTGGATCACGAAGGTGACGGACGACTcttga
- the si:dkeyp-27e10.3 gene encoding UPF0606 protein KIAA1549, which produces MDTRTRTRMDLRPSVFRLMLSVTLLLTGTLVSMVTSSSPVAGVLDFNRTTEPSSPPSTPSFLSSSPRPSTTSPPSDSGYHVNSGVAGLAEDLDSGAQGIHLLLRPPDLLSPSLPPPLPPHTQPTLTPPPPWEQGPALEEAWGSGDYLETLSFIVPDGEELALATSLPSHPYEDDTGGDWVSYDTAFPTRPTLSLSTPLPLSPSTSTSSIPLHTHPTHPDVFPTWDEDYDLEDMTPLEPTELLLPDMNSLEYYTNLLAKERDKEREKEREKERERDQEQVNQTDSKTPISPTTTQPHPPSPSSASPPGQGPNSPQPGPTPPLNLSPTLTGEKKPPVLPMSPKTPSTPFPPKPTDRIQGQYPPRPPSNTTSRVPPPPPLGPPTRPERPERLPVVTETPVKDPPTKSTKASTTSITTTTQNTAISLTRAPPVTTPRVAQPLPTRQYLCNVTKPEMYLVRVVSSRGSSAGFSQVRDLLRREFNRSVELQFLRTPSSFAFRVVSGPLIFTAMAVINALRQPPRSFGPVPTVSPLYTVPDLRYQIHSVLQFVPTHVDVRFCNFSERVERGLMMAYTETRRRSHEAGTVTVQLLNVTMSVSRLSVEQTVPVDVTFAVRDGWGYLLGSEVSEHLRKLSLVEFSFFVGFPALQIAEPFHYLELNTSHHLRFTWVRTVLLGVQEQQVTERSFKARLERRLAQLLEEGLQESSRRRRRATAVGNNSLQVVRVARLSGSERPLEVMYFVEGQNGERIPAEKTAATLNRLDLQRAAIVLGHRVQRPLAQPMERVSVPPAETQSSSILLIVGVVVPVLLAVFIIIILYWKLCGSEKLEFQPDAINTIQQRQKLQAPSVKGFDFAKLHLGQHSKDDIMVIQEPGPLPAPVKEATPPDGGDLNTPKSKGSSTKAGRSGRRRGRLSPSDGDSLGSDQSSGRESAEESTRPVAMPSEGKLHRKTPKNGRSKIVPSGSGPDEPLSSSSIFDHVDRLSRGSSDGTRRQANKVQLIAMQPRPSLQPAHAPPHPSPTLTEKVNTEVALRHKSEIEHHRNKLRQRAKRRGQCDFPSMDDIMDAFGDGPVQSEVAQRLYSSAHDHMDCILQADTPSPPTPTDSRKRGRRSPRGRRAQPGPGSLPDTDRDRLLTDQSATYRKYPGLNNVAYMSDPDLPPDHGSPSPTDEVFDPAPAPPPYMPPQPSIEEARQQMHSLLDDAFALVSPSSQGSAGVSGISPALPSPSPQVRPPGRQWGSYPAAPSHSPFSARYVELGMSPTSVQGLLQGQGLSSGGYVSTGDQLQESVYSNRGQYEDPPSSSRPRPVGGSTGAQLHHLTQVGLSSQIGAYPGVGRSMSGPTGSSWTQQHSDQELSRPGDSRESVLSFPEFSSSSVFQMPSSSLRDPSAPPLLLTSPTPEYPPEDASPSAHTSASLIKAIREELRRLAQKQVVTSYP; this is translated from the exons ATGGacaccaggaccaggaccaggatgGACCTCAGACCTTCAGTGTTCAGACTCATGCTCTCTGTGACCCTGCTGTTGACTGGCACgctggtttccatggtgacgtCAAGCTCACCTGTTGCAG GTGTGTTGGACTTCAACAGAACGACGGAGCCTTCGTCACCTCCTTCAACTCCAtcattcctctcctcctctccaagACCCTCGACCACCAGCCCCCCTTCAGACTCTGGTTACCATGTTAACAGTGGTGTTGCAGGTTTGGCTGAGGACTTGGACTCTGGAGCTCAGGGgatccacctcctcctgagaCCCCCAGACCTCCTTTCCCCCAgccttcccccacccctcccccctcacACCCAGCCCACACTCACGCCTCCACCGCCCTGGGAGCAGGGCCCTGCCCTGGAGGAGGCCTGGGGCTCCGGAGACTACCTGGAGACTCTGTCCTTCATTGTGCCTGACGGTGAGGAACTGGCACTGGCCACGTCTCTACCCAGCCACCCCTATGAAGATGACACCGGTGGGGACTGGGTCTCCTATGACACCGCCTTCCCCACCCGTCCCACACTGTCACTatccacccccctccccctctccccctccacctccacctccagcatTCCGCTTCACACCCACCCAACCCACCCAGACGTCTTCCCCACCTGGGACGAGGACTACGACCTGGAGGACATGACGCCACTGGAGCCGACGGAGCTGCTGCTTCCGGACATGAACAGTCTGGAGTACTACACCAACCTGCTGgcgaaagaaagagacaaagagagagaaaaagagagagagaaagagagggagagagaccagGAGCAAGTAAACCAGACCGACTCCAAAACTCCCATCTCTCCTACAACCACACAACCTCACCCTCCGTCTCCGAGCTCCGCCTCTCCTCCAGGACAGGGCCCCAATAGTCCTCAGCCGGGGCCAACCCCCCCCCTTAATCTCTCACCGACACTCACAGGTGAGAAGAAACCACCTGTTCTGCCGATGTCCCCCAAAACACCCTCTACCCCTTTCCCTCCAAAACCTACAGACCGCATTCAGGGTCAATACCCTCCCCGCCCCCCCTCTAACACCACCAGCCGGGTGCCTCCCCCTCCCCCGCTGGGTCCGCCCACCCGCCCCGAAAGGCCGGAGCGCCTGCCGGTGGTCACAGAGACGCCGGTGAAGGATCCACCTACCAAGTCCACCAAGGCGAGCAccacctccatcaccaccaccactcagAACACTGCCATCAGCCTGACCAGAGCGCCCCCTGTCACCACACCGAGGGTGGCCCAGCCGCTGCCCACCAGACAGTACCTGTGCAATGTTACGAAACCAGAGATGTACTTGGTCAGAGTAG TCAGCTCCAGAGGGTCATCGGCTGGTTTCAGTCAGGTCCGAGATCTTCTGAGGAGAGAGTTCAACCGctcagtggagctgcag TTCCTGAGAACGCCGTCCAGCTTCGCCTTTCGTGTCGTATCTGGACCGTTGATCTTCACTGCCATGGCCGTCATCAATGCCCTGCGCCAACCGCCACGCTCCTTTGGCCCCGTTCCCACCGTGTCACCGCTCTACACCGTACCTGACCTCAGGTATCAGATCCactctgtgctgcagtttgtccCCACCCACGTCGACGTCCGATTCTGTAACTTCAGTGAACGTGTGGAGAGAGGGCTGATGATGGCGTACACTGAGACACGTAGACGGTCACATGAGGCGGGAACCGTCACTGTACAG CTGTTGAACGTCACCATGAGCGTGTCCCGGCTTTCAGTCGAGCAGACGGTTCCCGTCGATGTCACATTTGCAGTGCGTGATGGATGGGGCTACCTtctggggtcagaggtcagcgaACACCTGAGGAAGCTCAGCCTGGTTGAGTTCAGCTTCTTCGTCGGATTTCCTGCTCTGCAGATCGCAGAAC CGTTTCACTACCTTGAGCTGAACACGTCTCATCACCTGCGCTTCACCTGGGTCCGAACAG tgctACTGGGCGTTCAGGAGCAGCAGGTGACGGAGAGAAGTTTTAAAGCTCGTCTGGAGCGACGTCTGgctcagctgctggaggagggaCTGCAGGAGTCcagcaggaggcggaggagagcCACAGCTGTGGGCAACAACAGTCTGCAG GTGGTGCGTGTGGCGAGGCTGTCAGGCTCAGAGCGCCCCCTGGAGGTCATGTATTTTGTGGAGGGTCAGAACGGTGAGCGAATCCCTGCGGAGAAAACTGCCGCCACCTTGAACCGCCTCGACCTTCAGAGGGCCGCCATCGTCCTCGGACACCGAGTTCAAAGACCTCTGGCCCAAC caATGGAGAGGGTCTCTGTCCCTCCAGCGGAGACTCAGAGCAGCAGTATCTTGCTGATCGTGGGCGTGGTTGTCCCCGTGCTGCTCGctgttttcatcatcatcatcctctacTGGAAACTGTGCGGCTCAGAGAAACTCGAGTTCCAACCGGACGCCATCAACACCATCCAGCAGAggcagaag CTTCAGGCTCCGAGTGTCAAAGGCTTTGACTTCGCCAAACTCCACCTGGGTCAACACAGTAAAGACGACATCATGGTGATCCAGGAGCCCGGGCCACTGCCCGCCCCTGTCAAAGAGGCTACGCCCCCCGATGGCGGAGACCTCAACACCCCCAAATCTAAAGGATCGTCCACTAAGGCCGGACGGTCGGGCCGCCGCAGGGGAAG ACTCAGCCCGTCAGACGGGGACTCGTTAGGCAGCGACCAATCCAGTGGCAGAGAGTCAGCAGAGGAGAGCACCCGACCTGTGGCCATGCCCAGTGAGGGGAAACTGCACAGGAAGACGCCCAAAAATG GACGAAGCAAGATCG TTCCTTCAGGCAGCGGTCCAGACGagcctctgtcctcatcctccatctttGACCACGTAGACCGTCTTTCTCGAGGCTCGTCTGACGGCACGCGGCGACAGGCCAACAAGGTGCAGCTGATCGCCATGCAGCCTCGACCGAGTCTGCAGCCGGCGCATGCCCCGCCCCATCCAAGCCCAACGCTTACGGAGAAGGTCAACACAGAG gtggcgctgaGACACAAGTCAGAGATCGAACATCACAGGAACAAACTCCGGCAGCGCGCTAAGAGGCGGGGTCAGTGTGACTTTCCCTCCATGGACGACATAATGGATGCCTTCGGAGACGGGCCGGTGCAGAGCGAGGTTGCACAGCGACTCTACAGCTCCGCCCACGACCACATGGATTGTATTCTGCAGGCCGACACCCCCTCACCCCCGACCCCCACCGACTCCAGGAAGAG GGGGAGGCGCTCTCCTCGGGGTCGCCGTGCTCAACCAGGACCTGGAAGTCTTCCTGATACCGACAGAGATCGCCTTCTTACCGATCAGAGCGCCACCTACAGGAAGTACCCGGGACTCAACAACGTGGCCTACATG TCGGACCCTGACCTGCCCCCAGATCATGGCAGTCCGTCTCCTACAGACGAGGTGTTTGACCCGGCCCCAGCTCCACCCCCCTACATGCCCCCACAGCCATCCATTGAGGAGGCCCGGCAACAGATGCACTCTCTTCTGGATGACGCCTTTGCTCTGGTTTCACCGTCCTCGCAGGGCAGCGCCGGGGTGAGCGGGATAAGCCCTGCCCTGCCCAGCCCCTCCCCTCAGGTCCGTCCCCCGGGCAGACAGTGGGGTTCCTACCCAGCAGCCCCCTCTCACAGCCCCTTCTCTGCA AGATACGTAGAGTTAGGAATGTCTCCTACGTCGGTCCAGGGCCTCCTGCAGGG gCAGGGCCTGAGCTCAGGAGGGTATGTTTCCACTGGAGATCAGCTGCAGGAGTCAGTTTACTCCAACAGGGGGCAATATGAggaccccccctcctcctccagaccaCGGCCTGTTGGGGGCAGCACAG GAGCACAGCTCCACCACCTGACGCAGGTGGGTTTGTCCAGTCAGATCGGTGCTTACCCTGGGGTAGGTCGCAGCATGTCTGGCCCCACCGGCTCAAGCTGGACCCAGCAGCATTCAGACCAGGAACTATCAAGACCaggagacagcagagagagc GTGCTGTCGTTTCCTGagttctcctcttcctctgttttccagATGCCCAGCTCCTCATTGCGTGACCCATCGGCACCACCTCTCCTCCTGACCTCACCAACTCCAGAATATCCACCAGAGGACGCCTCGCCCTCCGCCCACACCTCTGCCTCGCTTATCAAGGCTATCAGAGAGGAGCTGCGTCGCCTGGCCCAGAAGCAGGTGGTGACCAGTTACCCTTAG
- the ovch1 gene encoding ovochymase-1 isoform X2 yields the protein MTAAGGNWTQLNETFPETKENGTFSGLFGFNDIAGHRCFLPEQELESRIIGGQEAWAHSWPWQVSLCFASMPACGGAIIAPHWILSAAHCFQRYNTARLWSVKAGKHDLDNPEEPGQQSVAVALIIIHNRYNSRTKENDVALLKLQEPLVFTTSVRPIDIWTSPLPLFRGCTITGWGTTRENGPRVNRLQEVNVTVLPSDVCNQYYSGRIRSSMFCAGRGRGGVDACQGDSGGPLSCFTGSKYELAGLISWGVGCGRARRPGVYTKLQEHTQWLYDNTNKMMHDDELADGDDRCGRRQSSSCGRSPGLASLSTSQDDDVSVENVTESCPFFWPWQVSLQSNGRHYCSGVLIHRRWVVTAKHCNVRAKDDVVVLGIHDLRFLSSQSVSVDEVFNLPEDGSFPPKSDLSLLRLSVSARFNSNVSPVCVPDEDEELNDSWSCFTTGWGVTKATGHIDAVRLHHAGLTLVNGTSCRGRWGEGLVTDSHICADPAGSASCMGDSGAPLYCQKRSSYFLFGVVTWGSRRCDVDKPSVFTAVSDFHSWITKVTDDS from the exons atgacGGCTGCAG GTGGAAACTGGACTCAGCTCAATGAGACGTTCCCTGAAACTAAGGAAAACGGAACTTTCTCTGGACTCTTTGGATTCAACG ACATAGCGGGCCACCGCTGCTTCCTgccagagcaggagctggagtCCCGGATCATCGGCGGTCAGGAGGCCTGGGCTCACTCGTGGCCGTGGCaggtgtctctgtgttttgcGTCCATGCCGGCCTGTGGGGGCGCCATCATTGCTCCGCACTGGATCctgtctgctgctcactgctTTCAGAG GTACAACACGGCAAGACTCTGGAGCGTGAAGGCGGGTAAACATGACCTGGACAACCCTGAGGAGCCAGGACAacag TCAGTCGCCGTGGCGCTCATTATCATACACAATCGTTACAACAGTCGGACCAAAGAGAACGATGTGGCTTTGCTGAAGCTGCAGGAACCTCTGGTCTTCACCACGTCCGTCAGACCCATTGACATCTGGACGAGTCCTCTGCCGCTTTTCAGAGGCTGCACCATCACCGGCTGGGGCACCACCCGAGAGA ACGGACCTCGAGTCAACAGACTGCAGGAGGTGAACGTCACTGTGCTGCCCTCTGATGTCTGTAACCAGTACTACAGTGGTAGGATCAGGTCCTCCATGTTCTGTGCTGGAAGgggcagaggaggagtggaCGCCTGTCAG GGCGACTCTGGCGGTCCTCTGTCCTGCTTCACTGGCAGTAAATACGAGTTGGCGGGTCTGATAAGTTGGGGCGTTGGTTGTGGACGAGCGAGACGACCAGGAGTCTACACCAAACTGCAAGAACACACCCAGTGGCTGTACGACAACACGA ATAAGATGATGCACGATGACGAGCTCGCTGACGGAG ACGACAGGTGCGGGAGGCGGCAGAGCTCCAGTTGTGGTCGTTCTCCGGGCCTAGCCAGTCTTTCGACATCGCAGGACGATGACGTGTCTGTGGAGAACGTGACGGAGTCCTGTCCCTTCTTCTGGCCCTGGCAGGTCAGCCTTCAGTCCAACGGACGCCACTACTGCAGCGGCGTGCTGATCCATCGCCGCTGGGTTGTCACTGCCAAACACTGCAATGTCAG AGCCAAAGACGACGTGGTGGTTCTAGGAATTCATGACCTCCGGTTCTTATCGTCCCAAAGCGTCTCTGTGGATGAGGTCTTCAACCTGCCGGAGGACGGAAGCTTTCCACCAAAATCTGACCTGTCTCTGCTCCGCCTCAGCGTGTCTGCCAGATTTA ATTCAAATGTGTCTCCAGTCTGTGTCCCTGATGAGGACGAGGAGCTCAATGACAGCTGGAGTTGCTTCACCACTGGCTGGGGCGTAACCAAGGCAACAG gtcacATTGATGCTGTTCGTCTCCACCATGCTGGACTGACTCTGGTGAACGGAACGTCCTGCAGGGGGCGTTGGGGGGAAGGACTCGTCACTGACTCTCACATCTGTGCTGATCCTGCTGGCTCCGCCTCCTGCATG GGCGACTCCGGAGCTCCCCTCTACTGTCAGAAGCGCAGTtcctacttcctgtttggcGTGGTCACATGGGGCAGTCGGCGCTGTGACGTAGACAAACCATCCGTCTTCACCGCGGTGTCAGATTTTCATTCTTGGATCACGAAGGTGACGGACGACTcttga